The Sporomusa termitida genome has a window encoding:
- the rsxC gene encoding electron transport complex subunit RsxC, translating into MAKSFRGGVHPDDRKRYTAAKSIEVAPLPQKLIIPTRQHLGAPCAPIVKVGDLVKKGQVIAEAQAFVASPIHASTSGKVVEVAEYPHPVFGACQAVVIESDGKDEWAPGLPLSRDWQSLDVKELKEIVRLAGLVGMGGATFPTHVKMSPPPEKPIDSFILNGAECEPYLTADHRVMLEQTERIITGMKIAMKILGVSKGYVGIEKNKPDAIEIIRKACTGSAIEVVPLKTKYPQGAEKTLIKVILDREVPSGGLPMDVGTVVQNVGTMVAMADAVEKGIPLIERVATITGGAIAEPKNILLRVGATFAQAIELCGGFKEQPVKVIMGGPMMGMAQRTVEVPVIKGTSGILALSAADVNMGDEQPCIRCGRCIEACPMGLVPNMLSILGERGPFEVAVKEYNVLDCVECGSCVYVCPAKRNIVQYIKLCKAQNAAQAAAKK; encoded by the coding sequence ATGGCAAAAAGCTTTCGCGGCGGGGTTCATCCCGACGACCGCAAGCGATATACGGCGGCTAAATCGATAGAAGTGGCGCCGTTGCCGCAGAAACTCATCATTCCTACCAGGCAGCATCTGGGAGCGCCTTGCGCACCGATAGTCAAGGTGGGCGATTTGGTCAAGAAAGGACAGGTAATAGCTGAGGCACAAGCCTTTGTTGCCAGTCCGATTCATGCTTCAACATCAGGTAAGGTGGTGGAAGTTGCCGAATATCCTCATCCGGTTTTTGGCGCCTGTCAGGCAGTTGTCATTGAAAGTGACGGCAAGGATGAATGGGCACCCGGTCTGCCGCTTAGCCGCGACTGGCAGTCGCTTGATGTTAAAGAACTGAAAGAGATTGTCCGCCTTGCCGGTCTTGTCGGTATGGGGGGGGCAACTTTTCCGACACATGTAAAAATGTCTCCGCCTCCGGAAAAGCCTATTGACTCATTTATCCTAAACGGCGCAGAATGCGAACCGTACCTGACTGCCGACCACAGGGTAATGTTAGAGCAAACCGAGCGCATTATTACAGGCATGAAGATTGCAATGAAGATTCTTGGCGTAAGCAAAGGCTATGTCGGCATCGAAAAAAACAAGCCTGATGCCATTGAAATTATACGTAAAGCCTGTACCGGTTCTGCCATCGAAGTTGTACCGCTTAAAACAAAATATCCGCAAGGTGCGGAAAAGACCCTGATTAAGGTTATCCTTGACCGGGAAGTACCATCCGGCGGCCTGCCTATGGATGTAGGAACTGTTGTTCAAAACGTTGGCACGATGGTGGCTATGGCTGATGCTGTCGAGAAAGGTATCCCCTTGATCGAGCGTGTTGCTACCATTACCGGTGGCGCTATTGCCGAACCTAAAAATATTTTGCTGCGGGTAGGCGCAACTTTTGCCCAGGCAATTGAATTGTGTGGCGGCTTTAAAGAGCAGCCTGTCAAAGTGATTATGGGTGGACCCATGATGGGGATGGCCCAACGCACTGTCGAAGTACCTGTTATCAAAGGTACTTCCGGTATTTTAGCCCTGAGTGCAGCTGACGTAAATATGGGGGATGAACAGCCATGTATTCGCTGCGGCCGCTGTATAGAGGCCTGCCCGATGGGGCTGGTACCCAACATGCTCAGCATTCTTGGCGAACGCGGCCCGTTTGAGGTGGCCGTGAAAGAATATAACGTTTTGGACTGCGTGGAGTGCGGCTCATGCGTCTATGTATGTCCCGCCAAGCGCAATATTGTTCAGTATATCAAACTATGTAAAGCCCAAAACGCGGCCCAGGCTGCGGCGAAGAAATAG